A single genomic interval of Streptomyces showdoensis harbors:
- a CDS encoding IucA/IucC family protein yields MSTFTDPVAHLTPERWADANRALIRKGLAEFAHERLLDPQELGEGRYRVLSDDGRTEYRFTADRFALDHWQIYPDSISCHQGSEQLPLDALRFITGLRGALGLSDEILPVYLEEISSTLAGTAYKSTKPRVTAAELARSDFQAIETGMTEGHPCFVANNGRLGFGVDEYRAYAPEAATPVHLVWLAAHRDRTTFTAGAGIDYESFVRAELGDRAVDGFAAALAARGLDFADYLLVPVHPWQWWNKLSVTFAAEVAQERLVYLGEGDDAYLAQQSIRTFFNSSDPAKHYVKTALSVLNMGFMRGLSAAYMEATPAINDWLAGLIESDSVLKAARFSIIRERAAVGYRHLEYEAATDRYSPYRKMLAALWRESPVASLGEGERLATMASLLHVDHAGASFAGALIKESGLTPTEWLRGYLDAYLLPVLHCFYAYDLVYMPHGENVILVLDERGAVARAVFKDIAEEICVMDPDAVLPPAVERVRAEVPEDMKLLSVFTDVFDCFFRFLGATLAAEGVLDEDDFWRAVAACVKGYQAANPALADRFAQYDVFAETFALSALNRLQLRNNRQMVDLADPSGALQLVGDLVNPIARFA; encoded by the coding sequence CCCCCGAGCGCTGGGCCGACGCCAACCGGGCGCTGATCCGCAAGGGCCTCGCCGAGTTCGCCCACGAGCGGCTGCTCGACCCGCAGGAGCTGGGCGAGGGCCGCTACCGGGTGCTGAGCGACGACGGCCGCACCGAGTACCGCTTCACGGCCGACCGCTTCGCCCTCGACCACTGGCAGATCTACCCGGACTCCATCAGCTGTCACCAGGGCAGCGAGCAGCTCCCCCTCGACGCGCTGCGGTTCATCACCGGGCTGCGCGGGGCGCTGGGCCTGAGCGACGAGATCCTCCCGGTCTACCTGGAGGAGATCTCCTCCACCCTGGCCGGCACGGCGTACAAGTCGACCAAACCGCGCGTGACGGCCGCGGAGCTGGCCCGCTCGGACTTCCAGGCCATCGAGACCGGGATGACCGAGGGCCACCCCTGCTTCGTCGCCAACAACGGGCGGCTCGGCTTCGGCGTCGACGAGTACCGCGCCTACGCCCCCGAGGCTGCCACCCCGGTCCACCTGGTGTGGCTGGCCGCGCACCGCGACCGCACCACCTTCACCGCCGGGGCCGGCATCGACTACGAGTCCTTCGTCCGGGCCGAGCTCGGCGACCGGGCCGTCGACGGCTTCGCCGCCGCCCTCGCCGCCCGCGGCCTGGACTTCGCCGACTACCTGCTCGTGCCGGTGCACCCCTGGCAGTGGTGGAACAAGCTGTCCGTCACCTTCGCCGCCGAGGTCGCGCAGGAGCGCCTGGTGTACCTGGGCGAGGGCGACGACGCCTACCTGGCGCAGCAGTCCATCCGCACCTTCTTCAACAGCTCCGACCCGGCGAAGCACTACGTCAAGACGGCGCTTTCGGTCCTCAACATGGGCTTCATGCGCGGGCTCTCGGCCGCCTACATGGAGGCCACGCCCGCCATCAACGACTGGCTGGCCGGGCTGATCGAGTCGGACTCCGTCCTCAAGGCGGCCCGCTTCTCGATCATCCGCGAGCGCGCGGCGGTCGGCTACCGGCACCTGGAGTACGAGGCCGCCACCGACCGCTACTCGCCCTACCGCAAGATGCTCGCCGCGCTGTGGCGCGAGTCGCCGGTGGCCTCCCTCGGCGAGGGCGAGCGGCTGGCGACGATGGCCTCGCTGCTGCACGTCGACCACGCGGGGGCGTCCTTCGCGGGCGCGCTGATCAAGGAGTCGGGCCTCACCCCGACCGAGTGGCTGCGCGGCTACCTGGACGCCTACCTGCTGCCGGTGCTGCACTGCTTCTACGCGTACGACCTGGTCTACATGCCGCACGGCGAGAACGTGATCCTGGTCCTCGACGAGCGCGGGGCGGTCGCCCGGGCGGTCTTCAAGGACATCGCCGAGGAGATCTGCGTCATGGACCCGGACGCGGTCCTGCCGCCGGCGGTGGAGCGCGTCCGCGCCGAGGTCCCCGAGGACATGAAGCTGCTGTCGGTCTTCACCGACGTCTTCGACTGCTTCTTCCGCTTCCTGGGCGCCACCCTGGCCGCCGAGGGGGTCCTGGACGAGGACGACTTCTGGCGCGCGGTCGCCGCCTGCGTGAAGGGCTACCAGGCGGCCAACCCGGCGCTCGCGGACCGCTTCGCGCAGTACGACGTGTTCGCGGAGACCTTCGCGCTGTCCGCGCTGAACCGGCTCCAGCTGCGCAACAACCGGCAGATGGTGGACCTGGCGGACCCGTCGGGGGCGCTCCAGCTCGTCGGCGACCTGGTGAACCCGATCGCGCGGTTCGCCTGA